A genomic region of Thermodesulfitimonas autotrophica contains the following coding sequences:
- a CDS encoding Hsp70 family protein produces MSDFINYGIDLGTTNSTIAMCDTPGGEVRIFKNRDQMEVTPSVVRIEKSGRIIVGWRAYQTLFLDPENVAAEFKRWMGKPEKKLFRASGRSMGAEELSAEVLKSLLSDARSQTKDPIKAAVITVPAAFRHSQCEATARAAALAGLEESPLLQEPIAASIAYGMKPEMRGGRWLVYDLGGGTFDVAVVSSRDARLQVLAHRGDNELGGKNFDILIIERLLLPALEEEYYLPSKSGNPEAFNKLWQVLKSASEELKKDLSFAEKGVARIYDAGEDLEGNPIEFEMEVSRKDFEDLIEPYVVKTINLCRKVIEEARLTPDDIARVILVGGSTYVPLVREALAAEFGGELDYSIDPVTVVARGAAIYASMLPRQKRERPVDTDLTDRTLRIKLSHPAVSTELSCVVAGKCEELAGKQGWEVLVEGEGNYWNSGWVPLVDGFFETNVLLIEGKSVRFYIRLRDKKGNLFAATPNSFVITHNPFEIADPPLPYSLGVEVVEPDGRTKVDVIAKRSTPIPPGGLVYRLKYYADRSLLPSKPDGYIAIKIWEGENFEDPETSEFAGALVIWAKDLSRPLPEGEEIELWVKIDQSRLIYASAHVPRLDIHLEKIYRCDPQPGELDQKVQKAASEMDELYTELEELETLGEESNHRELKASVRSIREKLDEAWARSQELEQGQISSLDPQESAQRFLKEIREIKQEIADLRRRTLIPDKEAWSGSDRLQEIYERVGKLVADYGTDSDRQEYELFSRDLARVRKEKDQRLYEILVEDLERFEWRILFRQDWFWLGLLEEFNQPGHQFLDQQKAAQLLRKGNRAADINDIDQVREVVRALYKLLPQPDAEKDWEKVLKAGIRKTKHK; encoded by the coding sequence ATGAGTGATTTTATTAATTACGGTATCGATTTGGGGACCACCAACTCAACGATTGCCATGTGCGATACCCCTGGTGGCGAAGTGAGGATTTTTAAGAATCGCGACCAAATGGAAGTAACCCCTTCTGTCGTCCGGATTGAGAAAAGCGGTCGTATAATAGTCGGTTGGCGTGCTTACCAGACGCTATTTTTAGATCCCGAAAACGTAGCAGCCGAATTCAAACGCTGGATGGGGAAGCCCGAAAAGAAGCTTTTTCGCGCTTCCGGACGGTCGATGGGGGCCGAAGAACTTTCGGCAGAGGTTTTGAAGTCCTTACTGTCCGACGCCAGGAGCCAGACCAAAGACCCTATAAAGGCAGCCGTTATCACCGTGCCGGCGGCTTTCAGACACTCACAATGCGAGGCTACTGCCCGGGCGGCGGCGCTTGCTGGGCTCGAAGAATCCCCGCTCCTGCAGGAGCCGATCGCGGCTTCTATCGCCTACGGCATGAAGCCGGAGATGCGGGGTGGACGCTGGCTCGTCTACGATTTGGGCGGCGGCACTTTCGACGTGGCGGTGGTTTCTTCAAGAGACGCGAGACTGCAAGTTTTGGCTCACCGCGGCGATAACGAGCTGGGAGGAAAAAACTTCGACATATTAATAATCGAAAGGCTGCTTCTTCCGGCCCTTGAAGAGGAATATTACTTACCTTCTAAATCAGGCAATCCGGAAGCATTCAACAAGTTGTGGCAGGTTTTGAAAAGCGCGTCTGAGGAATTAAAAAAGGACTTGAGCTTTGCCGAAAAAGGGGTGGCGCGGATATATGATGCCGGAGAGGATCTGGAAGGGAACCCTATTGAGTTCGAGATGGAAGTGAGCCGTAAGGATTTCGAAGACCTGATTGAGCCGTACGTGGTCAAAACGATTAACTTATGCAGGAAAGTTATCGAAGAAGCACGATTGACCCCAGATGATATAGCGCGGGTAATCCTGGTTGGCGGTAGCACGTATGTACCTCTTGTCAGGGAGGCACTGGCTGCAGAGTTCGGTGGGGAGTTGGATTACTCTATTGATCCCGTCACGGTGGTGGCTCGGGGCGCTGCAATTTATGCTTCCATGCTGCCAAGACAAAAACGTGAGCGGCCTGTTGACACTGATTTAACTGACCGCACTCTGCGAATTAAACTTTCCCATCCCGCGGTCTCAACCGAGCTTTCCTGTGTGGTTGCGGGAAAATGCGAAGAACTCGCAGGCAAGCAGGGATGGGAAGTCCTTGTAGAAGGAGAGGGTAATTACTGGAACAGCGGTTGGGTTCCGCTCGTTGACGGGTTTTTCGAAACCAACGTTCTGCTGATAGAAGGTAAAAGCGTGCGGTTTTATATTCGGCTCAGGGATAAAAAAGGAAACTTGTTTGCGGCAACTCCTAATTCGTTTGTGATTACGCATAATCCCTTTGAGATAGCCGACCCGCCGTTGCCCTATTCCCTCGGAGTGGAGGTTGTGGAGCCGGATGGTCGCACAAAGGTCGATGTAATAGCGAAGCGCTCTACTCCTATACCACCTGGTGGTCTGGTCTATCGGTTAAAATACTACGCTGACCGGAGCCTGCTCCCAAGTAAACCCGACGGCTATATCGCAATTAAAATATGGGAGGGAGAAAATTTTGAAGACCCAGAAACCAGCGAATTTGCTGGCGCCCTCGTTATCTGGGCGAAAGACCTTTCCCGGCCGCTTCCGGAAGGTGAGGAAATCGAACTATGGGTAAAGATAGACCAATCCAGGCTGATTTACGCTTCGGCTCATGTTCCCCGCCTCGATATCCATCTTGAGAAAATATATAGATGTGACCCTCAACCAGGAGAGTTAGACCAAAAAGTTCAAAAAGCGGCGAGTGAAATGGATGAATTGTATACTGAACTGGAAGAGCTTGAAACCCTTGGGGAGGAAAGCAACCATCGAGAGCTAAAAGCATCTGTAAGGAGTATCCGCGAAAAACTTGACGAGGCTTGGGCACGGAGTCAGGAATTAGAGCAAGGCCAAATCTCTTCTCTGGACCCCCAGGAGAGCGCTCAAAGGTTCCTGAAAGAAATAAGGGAAATTAAACAGGAGATTGCGGACCTAAGACGAAGAACATTGATTCCTGATAAGGAGGCGTGGTCAGGTTCGGATCGTCTACAGGAGATTTATGAGCGGGTCGGGAAACTTGTCGCCGATTATGGAACAGATTCAGATAGGCAAGAGTACGAGTTATTTTCTCGCGACTTGGCGCGTGTGCGCAAAGAAAAAGATCAAAGACTTTATGAAATTCTAGTGGAGGATTTGGAGAGATTCGAATGGCGGATCCTCTTCAGACAGGATTGGTTCTGGCTGGGGCTTTTGGAAGAATTCAACCAACCTGGGCACCAGTTTCTCGATCAACAGAAAGCTGCTCAATTACTTCGAAAAGGTAACCGGGCCGCAGATATCAACGATATAGACCAGGTTCGGGAAGTAGTCCGCGCCTTATACAAATTGCTACCCCAGCCAGATGCAGAGAAGGACTGGGAAAAAGTACTTAAAGCCGGGATACGGAAAACTAAACACAAGTAA
- a CDS encoding YgaP-like transmembrane domain → MSRTERIVRIIFGIALLCTLYLAFRGPRTPWAYLGLLGLLPLLSGITGYCVVCHLAGRCRVDTRKRRR, encoded by the coding sequence GTGAGCCGAACAGAGCGGATCGTCCGGATCATTTTCGGGATAGCTTTACTCTGCACCCTGTACCTCGCCTTCCGGGGGCCGCGTACCCCCTGGGCATACCTGGGCCTGCTGGGGTTGCTGCCGCTTCTCTCCGGGATTACCGGCTACTGCGTGGTGTGTCATCTGGCCGGGCGGTGCCGGGTGGACACCCGGAAACGGAGGCGATGA
- a CDS encoding DJ-1/PfpI family protein, producing the protein MIGGSIGSWKFSWDDVDLRRIVREAYTKGKIVAAICVSLVVLVRAGCFKGRKATVFPHPLAVQELQAAGAKYVDRSVVVAANVVTARDPQSAEEFAQTVARLLEWQTK; encoded by the coding sequence GTGATCGGGGGTAGCATCGGTTCCTGGAAATTCAGTTGGGACGACGTGGACCTTCGGCGGATAGTCCGGGAAGCTTACACCAAAGGGAAGATTGTGGCGGCGATCTGCGTCTCTCTGGTGGTGCTGGTCCGCGCTGGCTGCTTCAAGGGCAGGAAGGCCACCGTGTTTCCTCATCCGTTGGCGGTGCAGGAACTTCAGGCTGCGGGTGCGAAATACGTAGACCGGAGCGTGGTTGTCGCGGCGAACGTGGTGACGGCCAGAGATCCGCAGAGCGCGGAAGAATTTGCTCAGACCGTGGCCAGGTTGCTTGAGTGGCAGACGAAGTGA